One region of SAR324 cluster bacterium genomic DNA includes:
- a CDS encoding SDR family oxidoreductase, which translates to MKTILVAGATGQTGRLVVEQSLANDHKVRIIVRSCNRLPAEILEHPNINLVEASELDLSDEQIVDLVKGYDAVVSCLGHVISFKGIFGEPKQLCTEATKRLCEVIESSCQFWSSNQ; encoded by the coding sequence GTGAAAACCATCTTGGTCGCTGGTGCAACTGGACAAACAGGACGACTGGTGGTTGAACAGTCGCTGGCCAATGATCACAAAGTTCGTATTATTGTGCGTTCATGCAACAGACTCCCTGCTGAAATTTTAGAACATCCCAACATCAATCTCGTTGAAGCCAGTGAGCTTGACCTTTCGGATGAGCAGATAGTTGATTTGGTAAAGGGATATGATGCCGTGGTATCCTGTTTGGGTCATGTCATCAGTTTCAAAGGCATTTTTGGAGAACCAAAGCAGTTGTGTACAGAGGCTACAAAACGTTTGTGCGAGGTGATTGAATCTAGTTGTCAATTCTGGTCGTCAAATCAGTAG